The following coding sequences lie in one Rutidosis leptorrhynchoides isolate AG116_Rl617_1_P2 chromosome 4, CSIRO_AGI_Rlap_v1, whole genome shotgun sequence genomic window:
- the LOC139841815 gene encoding glucan endo-1,3-beta-glucosidase-like has translation MATISPLTFRTVLILYFVIFSGGILKPAKVQAEEGQGFWCVAKPSASEMELKQDIVFACKFVECNIINPGGACFEPQTLINHASVVMNLYYQANGRHPWDCDFTKSAIVAINDPSYGDCKYPYN, from the exons ATGGCCACCATATCTCCACTCACCTTCCGTACAGTTCTCATCTTATACTTTGTTATTTTCTCAG GTGGAATACTAAAACCTGCTAAAGTACAGGCAGAAGAAGGGCAG GGATTTTGGTGTGTAGCGAAGCCATCGGCTTCAGAAATGGAATTAAAACAGGACATTGTGTTCGCTTGCAAGTTCGTGGAGTGTAATATTATTAATCCAGGAGGAGCGTGTTTTGAACCACAAACACTCATCAATCACGCTTCGGTAGTTATGAATTTGTACTACCAAGCAAACGGAAGACATCCTTGGGATTGTGACTTCACGAAATCCGCAATCGTTGCTATTAATGACCCAA gctaCGGTGATTGCAAGTATCCCTATAACTAG